In Terriglobia bacterium, the DNA window GCATCTGGGTAGGCGTCAGAATCAGCAACGCACCCGACAGCGAATAAGCCGAATCCTCTCTGGGGACGGCAAACGTCGTGCGCTGAATCATCGCCCTGAGCGCCGCCCCGGGAAGCGCGACTATCGTGTCGCTCGGGAAATTCGGGATCTGCGGGAAGTGTTCGACAGGCAAGCCCGGCATCTTATATTCGGACTTCCCGGCCTTCAGTCCGACAAAATCGTTTTCGAGGAGCTTGATTCGGATCTCGGCGTCTTCCGGCTGAAGTCGCACAATGTCGAACAGGCGCTTCGCGGGGACGGTTGCCGCGCCTTCGTCCTCTGCCTGGACATCGCAACTTGCCTGGATCGAAACATCGAGGTCCGTGCCGGCAATAGTGAGTTTCTGGCCCTCGACACGTAGCAGAACATTCGCCAGGATCGGGATCGTGCTCCTTTGCTCGGTCACGCCCTTTGCCAGATCCAAGGGTTTTAAGATCTCGTTTCTCGAAACGATGAAGTCCATGTTGTCCCTCTTCACATCCTGGATTTTGTTCCAGGGTTCCCGGCGCCAAGCCTTGGCTGCTGGGTTCGCGCCGTTCTGTTACTGGGCCGTTTACCTTTTCGCCGCGCCGCATTGCACGTGGGCTAATTCAGGTCGGGCCGCTTGCTTCCGACTGGGGTGGGGAAAAGCCTACTTGCGGGACGAGCCAGGCGAGAATCTGCTGTGGCTGTTTCCATCGGCTTTGGCATTTGCCGCATCACGTTGCCGATCCCATTAAGTATCACCAGCGCAACACAGAGCATCCCGATCCCCAGGAACCAATTGTGCGCACCGAACGAGATCAGCACGCAACCGGCAATAAGCATCAGCAGATTCACGATCACAGTCCCTCTCCTCGTGACCCTGCTCGGCGGCCAGCAACACTCAAGGTAGTCGCCAGCCGCAGGCAGGGCCGTGTTTTCCAGGTCTTGAGCATCTCGCTCAGCACAGTCCCTGCGAACTACTCGTTTGTAAAGTCTTCGAGTTGCGCCAGCACGTGGAGCGTGTCGCCGTTCATCATCGAGATTTCCAGGATTGGAGGTTCGTCCGGGTCGGGGCGGATCTCCCGGATAGAGGAAACTTGGTCGCCGGCAATCAGCGCCTCGCGGATATGAGGATCTTCCGCGCCGTCGCCATAGTCGAAGTAGTGCACTCGGTAAAAAGTTCGATCCATAATCCTTCCCCTAGAATGGCAAAGGCCGCCATTTCTGACGGCCTCGTTACTGTTTCTACTCTTGGCAGATTAGCTCATGAGGGAACTGAAGCCGCATCAGTTCCCGTGCATCAGCAACGCTCGTACCTCGGGTGCGATGGCCCTGCGGTTAAGCTCGCGCCCCAGTTGTGGGTCAGTTCGAATTCTCATGCTGTTGACTTTGGCTCGATAGTGGACATACTGGAGGCGTCATTCCTGAGCGGCCAAAAGCTCATCTGCGAAAGGTGTCAGCCGATCATGAAAACTTCGTACTTCTGTGTTAAGTGCAAGATGGCGGGATGCGGCTACATTCCATTGCTTGAGTTCAACCCTGAGTTACACCTTAAACTGCGGGATCTGCAAGCATTTAAGGCCGTCCACGCAAAGTGTGGATTGGAGTTCATCTATGAGCCCGAGGACGTGGACCGGAAAGACTTAGACCACGTTCCAGATTTCACGCCCAATCCTGCCTTAGTGGCAGTTTTAGTGCCAAGAACCTCAAACTGACGCACTACCCCCACCAGGCGCCTTCCCTTTTTGTCATTATGGGGATGCTAGGATTGCTGTCTCGCCGGACTCGTTTTCCGGCAGTTCCGGCGCGTCCTCAGCTGGCGGGTCCACATCGGCTCCTGACAGATATTCGGCGAACGCGAACTCCAGGGATTGCCATAAATTTGTGTCGCTGATGTCGCCGTTGAGCTTCATCAGGTTTATGGCCTGCTCGATCATCTCGCCAACGGCCTCGGGCACTTTCGCTGTCTTGAAGATCCTGCGCAGGGGAATCCAGTCTTCCTGTCCCTCTCTCGGAAAACGCTTTCGCCGCGGCTTTGCCGCATTCGGATTCCCCCGTCCAAGGATCTCTCTTGCAAGGGCCCGGTCCTTTGGACAGAACATCTTCAGAATTGCCTCGTGGTCCGAGCAGTCATCCGTCACCTCGACCGTCAACGTCTCCTCATGCAACTGTCACCTCCCGGATAAATGATCAGCGGCCCAGAGTTCAATTGCTTGCCAACGATTTTTGGCGCCAACGTTCCCGTCAGCCTCCATTTTGTCCACTGCCTCCTGGATGACCTTGGCCGCGGCTTCCGGTACGGAATCGCCATCGAAAATGGTCGCAAGGGGCACCCAGTTCTCGCCGGCTTCCGCCTGCCCTCGCTTCACGAGGTAGAAATGGACGATGTCCAGGAGCCGCGCCATGATTGCCGCGGCGTTCACGACCTGATGCAAGCTGGAGATCTTCTGGGCGGCATCCTTGAAGCGGTCGAAATCCGCTTTGTCCGCGATGTAGATGTGGGCGTCGGACGAGAGCAGTTCGAGCACTTCCTTGAATCGCTGAAAATCGCGGTCCACAAACAGGATGTTCACCAGTTCGTAGTCGATGTCGAACATCACCGGGTCGGCCTTGACGTCCACGTTCGGGATTTCGATGTCCAGGTCCGTCAGCCCGCTCTCGATCTTGGCGTTGATATCGTCGATCTCTTGATAAAGTTGCGCCAGGATCTGCTTGTCGTCATACCCGTTCAACGAGTTGTGCGCCAGCTGTTTGGCAACTACATCCGACCTTTTCAGCGGCGTCTGATCGTTCAAGACATAAATTTCCGTCAGGCCGGCTTTCCTGCTCGCCCTCGTGCGATGATGGCCGCTCAGGATCATAAACTCCGAGTTTGGGTCCTCCGGGCTCGGGTTGCAGGTAAACGGCAGCGATTCCAGCCGACCGCTCTGCTTGATGTTCTGCGCCAGCCGCTCAAATTTCTCGGGTGCCATGATCCTGGCGTTCTTGTCTTGCTCGCGCAGACAATCGAGGTGAACCCGCCAGATCGAAAGCCCGCTCTCGAGGTCACAGACTTTCTGCCGTTTCGATAGGTTTGGATGCGCCATATTTCGCCTTGAACTCCTCCAGGTACGCCCGCAGCGCCTCCTGAAACGACTGGTCCCGGAACTCACACTCGTAGCGGATCTTGTATAGCCCGTTCGATTCCTTTTCCCGGCTGACGAGCTTGAGCAATCCGCTGTTCAGCTTCACGTGCCGGTATTTCGCCAGGCAGGTCGTCTTCAGGCCGGTCAGCGTGTAGAAGCGGTTGGCCTTCGAGAGGTCCCGCCGCAACACCGCGCCCATATCCCGGCAGGTGATGAGACACATCAGCAGGCGGTTGATGTTCGGATAGCGCCGCGAAGGAGCCGAGAATCCAAAGGTCTCCTCGATCTTGTCCGACTTCAGGCGGAGCAGGTTTGAGGCGTGAAATCCGACCGTGCCAAACACCTTGCTGTCAATCAGGATCAGGTAATACCGCTCCGACTTGGTCACGCCCAGGCGGTGAGCCCACAGCTCCCGGTAGTACAGAGCCTGTGGCATCTCGACCGGAACGAACCGCACGATGCTCTCGGGATAAAGCTCGTCGTCAGGTCCCCAGATGCGCAGGTTCTTGTAAGGCTTTAACTCCTTGTCGTTCGTCCACGCAATCGTGCCCTTGATGTCCAGGCCGTCGAGCAGTTCGGGCTTGGTCAGGAGCCAGAAATCAAAGCGGTCTTTCTTGTACCGCTTTGCGAACACGCAGTCGGCGCCAAGCCCGTCCAGGGAATACCCAAACTTCCCCCAAAAGGTAGGGAACGGATACTGCTTGGTCTGGGCGTACAGCCGCAGGTATTCCTCTTTCATGTCGAACTGGGCGATGCCGGGATCCCATTTGACGATTTGCTCAATGGGGCCGAACATCTTGTTGTACCCGCCCTTGTACGCCGGCGGGTTCACCAGGAGGATTGTTTTGTCTGTGTGCGGCCGGGCGATCACATCG includes these proteins:
- a CDS encoding ParB/Srx family N-terminal domain-containing protein is translated as MAHPNLSKRQKVCDLESGLSIWRVHLDCLREQDKNARIMAPEKFERLAQNIKQSGRLESLPFTCNPSPEDPNSEFMILSGHHRTRASRKAGLTEIYVLNDQTPLKRSDVVAKQLAHNSLNGYDDKQILAQLYQEIDDINAKIESGLTDLDIEIPNVDVKADPVMFDIDYELVNILFVDRDFQRFKEVLELLSSDAHIYIADKADFDRFKDAAQKISSLHQVVNAAAIMARLLDIVHFYLVKRGQAEAGENWVPLATIFDGDSVPEAAAKVIQEAVDKMEADGNVGAKNRWQAIELWAADHLSGR